The sequence CGACGAGGCGCTGGCGGTGGAGATCGGCGCGCTGCGCGCCGATCTGGCCCCGGCGTGGCTGGCCGAGCCGGCCGGGGTCGAGGAGATCGCCGACCGGTACATCCGGCCGCAGCTGCAGAGCACGTTCCTCGACCTGGTGCGCGGCTCGGTCGCCGACTACCTGGCCCGGTTCGGGTTCCGCAGCGAGCTGCTGATGAGCATGTACGCGGTCACCGACGGGCTGTCCGGGCTGACCGCCGGTCCGGACGACCCGGGCACCGGACACAACTTCCTGGTGCACAACATGTGCCGGCTGCCCGGATCGGACGGCACCTGGCTGATCGCCGAGGGCGGGATGGGCACGGTCGCCCGGGTCTTCGCCGACGCGGCACGCTCGGCCGGCGCCCGGCTGTACACGCGCGCCGAAGTGACCGCGGTGACCGTGGCCGGCGGCGCGGCGACCGGCGTGGTGCTGGCCGACGGCCGGTCGGTCCAGGCCCGGGTGGTCCTCGGCAGCTGCGACCCGTACCGGCTGATGTCGCTGGTGCCGGCCGGGACGCTGCCCGCCGAGCTGACCGACCGGATGGCCGCGGTGCGGCGGACCGGCACCACCCTCAAGGTCAATCTCGCGCTGCGTGACCTGCCGCGGTTCAGCTGCCTGCCAGCCGGCGCGCCGTCGCCGTTCGGGTCGACGATCCACCTGCTGCCCGGCGCGGGCGAGTCACCGATGGGCGCGCTGCGGAGCATGTGGGCGCAGGTGCGGGCCGGGCGGCTGCCCGCCGAGCCGACCGTCGAGTGGTACCTGCACACCACGGTCGATCCGTCCCTGCGGGACCCGGCGGGCCACCACTCGTCCGCGCTGTTCGTGCAGTCGGTGCCGTACCAGCCGGTCGGCTCCTCCTGGGACGCGGAACTCCCCGGCTATGTCGACCGTCTGCTGGCGATCTGCGACCGCTACGCGCCGGGCACGTCCGAGCTGGTGGCCGACGTCTTCCCGCTCACCCCGCCGGGCATCGAGAAGCACTTCGGGATCACCGGCGGCCACATCCACCACGTCGACAACACGGTCGCCTTCGACCGGCGGATGCCGTACTTCACCGGCCTCGACGGGCTCTACGCGGGTTCGGCCGGCACCCACCCGGCCGGCAGCGTCATCGGCGCCGCCGGCCACAACGCGGCCGTCCGGGTGCTGGCCGACCTCGGCGTCCGCTGACCGGACACACCCCTTTCCGGTACGCCCGACCGGGGCGGCGTCCGCGGGCTCGCGCGGCCGGGGCGCCGGGGCGCGCCGCGGACCCGGAGTACCGCGGGCGCCGCGCGGGATCGCCACGGGACGTGGCTGCGAAGCCTGCGGACTCCGGCCCGTCGGGCGTACCGGGAAGGGTCTACCCGTTCTCGGTCTTGTTGGCGCGGATCTTGTGGCCGACGCCGGTCAGGCAACGGCCGCTGGGCAGGTCGAACTTCCAGCCGTGCAGCTGGCAGGTGAGCACGTCGCCGTCGAGGACGCCGAAGCGGGACAGGTCGGCCTTCAGGTGCGGGCAGCGGCGCTGCACGGTCCAGTCGCCGAACTGGATGTCCTCGGCGTCGACGGCCTTCTCGTGCTCGTCGTACCAGCCTTCGGCGTACTGCAGGCGCTCCTCGGAGAGGCACTTGAAGAACGCGTAGACGAACTCGTTGTACTGCCCGATCCGGGCGGCGGAGAACCGGCAGGACAGGAACAGCGAGTTGACCCAGTCACCCTCGTCGATGTGGATCAGGTGCTCGATCAGCGCGCGGCCGGTCTTGAACCGGTAGCGGACCTTCTCGTCGGCGTAGGCCCGGACCTGCTTGCCCGGGAAGTCGACCACGATCGACTCGACGACCTCGCCGTCCGGGCCGAACGAGTCGGTCAGGTCGAAGCGGACCGGGCCGCCGACGCCGTTCGCCATGTAGATCGACTCTTCGAGCAGCGGCTCGATCCGCTTCTTCAGCTCGGCCAGCACGTCGATCTCCGGGTGCCGCCAGGACGCCTTCTCGGCGGCGATGATCGGGGCCTTGCGCTCCCGCATCTCCGCCAGGTGGGCGGCCTTGTTCGCGAAGAACTCCTCGACCGGCATCGGGTGGGTCGTGGTCTGCTTCGTGCCGCCCTCGGACAGCACGGTCACGCTGCCCGGCAGCTGCACGACCGCGTTGGTGCCGCCGACCTTGGCGTACTCGGCGAGGAACACCGACTGGTCCGGGAAGATGTTGCCCTCGTCACCGTGGATGTCGTTGAACTGCCAGAGCGAGTCGTCGAGGAAGCACGGCGGGCCGGCGATCGGGAAGACGTGGTCGGCCTTGAGGTCGTCGATGTAGCGCCAGGTGCGGTCGAACTGCCGCTCGCGCTTCTGCTTGCCGAACGCGGTCTTCGCGTTGTCCGGCAGCTCGTAGACCATCGGGTACCAGATCGCGCCGGAGAACTGCAGCATGTGCGCGTGCACGTGGCCCAGCTCGTTGAACCGGGTCAGGTCGGCCGGGCGGGCGTCGTTCTGGTTCAGCAGGCGGATGCCGTCGTACTCCACCCAGAGCGACGAGTCGCCGATCGGGCCGTCGGTCGGGCTGATCAGCGCCTGGATCATCACCTTGAGGCCGCCGTCGAGCTCGTGCACCTGGTCCGACCGGGTCCGCAGGAAGCTGGTGAAGCCCAGGGCGCGCAGCTCGTCCTCGAGCTGGCTGGTCGGGTACTCCGGCAGCAGGACGGTCGCCTTCTTGTTGACGAACCGCTTCAGGTGCTCCGCGTCGAAGTGGTCCCGGTGCAGATGGGAGACGTACAGGTAGTCGACGTTGCCCAGGGTCTCCCAGTCGAGCTGAGAGTTGTCCGGGAACGGGAACCAGGAGGCGAAGTACGCCGGGTTCACCCACGGATCGCACAGAATGCTGCCCGCGGCCGTGTCGATCCGCATGCTCGCATGGCCGGTGCCCGTGATCCGCACTTGTCGCTCCTCTGCTCGGCGGGTGTGTGACCGCATCGAAAGTACAGCCGGGTTGCCGGGTTCCGCCCGGCGACCCCGTGACAGACTGAATCCGTATCACCGATAAGCGACGAGGAGGACCGACGTGTCCGCGTTGGAAGAACATGAGGACGTCTACGCGCCGGACCAGCTGAAGCCGACCAACCGCCGGCGGGCCCAGCGCGGCGCGATCATCTCCGCGGCCATCCTGCTGCTCTACTTCTGGGGCAACCAGCAGGGCAACACCGAGAAGGTGTGGCTCGTCGTGCTCGCCGTCCTGCTGGTCGGCGCGGTGATCGGGGACATCGTGCTGCGCAAGGCCGGTCTGCGGCCGAACGACTGACCGGCCCGCACGACAAGGGAGGTCCCGCCGTCACCGGCCGGACCTCCC is a genomic window of Actinoplanes teichomyceticus ATCC 31121 containing:
- a CDS encoding DUF2631 domain-containing protein; the encoded protein is MSALEEHEDVYAPDQLKPTNRRRAQRGAIISAAILLLYFWGNQQGNTEKVWLVVLAVLLVGAVIGDIVLRKAGLRPND
- a CDS encoding Rieske 2Fe-2S domain-containing protein, producing the protein MRITGTGHASMRIDTAAGSILCDPWVNPAYFASWFPFPDNSQLDWETLGNVDYLYVSHLHRDHFDAEHLKRFVNKKATVLLPEYPTSQLEDELRALGFTSFLRTRSDQVHELDGGLKVMIQALISPTDGPIGDSSLWVEYDGIRLLNQNDARPADLTRFNELGHVHAHMLQFSGAIWYPMVYELPDNAKTAFGKQKRERQFDRTWRYIDDLKADHVFPIAGPPCFLDDSLWQFNDIHGDEGNIFPDQSVFLAEYAKVGGTNAVVQLPGSVTVLSEGGTKQTTTHPMPVEEFFANKAAHLAEMRERKAPIIAAEKASWRHPEIDVLAELKKRIEPLLEESIYMANGVGGPVRFDLTDSFGPDGEVVESIVVDFPGKQVRAYADEKVRYRFKTGRALIEHLIHIDEGDWVNSLFLSCRFSAARIGQYNEFVYAFFKCLSEERLQYAEGWYDEHEKAVDAEDIQFGDWTVQRRCPHLKADLSRFGVLDGDVLTCQLHGWKFDLPSGRCLTGVGHKIRANKTENG
- a CDS encoding phytoene desaturase family protein, whose protein sequence is MTSLPGRADVVIIGAGHNGLVSAILLARAGLDVVVLEADAVLGGATRTEHPFRKVPGLGQSTGSYLLGLMPPELLRTLGVDLPVLRRDPHYFLPTPGPAGSPYLLFGRDREAVRQQLEKFFSARDAAADEALAVEIGALRADLAPAWLAEPAGVEEIADRYIRPQLQSTFLDLVRGSVADYLARFGFRSELLMSMYAVTDGLSGLTAGPDDPGTGHNFLVHNMCRLPGSDGTWLIAEGGMGTVARVFADAARSAGARLYTRAEVTAVTVAGGAATGVVLADGRSVQARVVLGSCDPYRLMSLVPAGTLPAELTDRMAAVRRTGTTLKVNLALRDLPRFSCLPAGAPSPFGSTIHLLPGAGESPMGALRSMWAQVRAGRLPAEPTVEWYLHTTVDPSLRDPAGHHSSALFVQSVPYQPVGSSWDAELPGYVDRLLAICDRYAPGTSELVADVFPLTPPGIEKHFGITGGHIHHVDNTVAFDRRMPYFTGLDGLYAGSAGTHPAGSVIGAAGHNAAVRVLADLGVR